The Thermodesulfobacteriota bacterium sequence CGGAATGGTGAAAAGGAGAAGTCATGAACATTACCGTCATTGCAATCGGCTCGCTAGGCGATGTACAACCCTACCTTGCTTTAGGATTGGGATTAGAAGCCGCCGGCCATAAGGTTCGTTTTGCTGCCTGTGGTAATTTTGAGGCATTCGTCCAAAGCCGCGGGTTGGAATTCTTTCCGGTAAGGTGCGACCCGCGTAAATGGCTTGAGAGCAAGCAAGGAATAGACTGGCTCAAATCGGGCAGTGACCCGATTAAATTCATCCGGGGATTGACCCGTATTATGAAACCTACCATGGAGGAGTCACTGGAGGACTCATGGGTCGCCTGTCAGGGAGCAGACGCCATCATATATTCCCTTCTGGCGATCGGCGGTTACCACATTGCTGAAAAGCTAGGCATACCTTCTCTCATAGCAGCGCTACAGCCGATAAGACGTACCAGTGCTTTTCCCAATGTGGTACTACCGGAGAAATTTAATTTCTCGGGAACTGTCAATATATTGACCCACATTCTGGCCGAGCAGCTCTTCTGGCAGCCGTTTCGGGGGATGGTTAACGAGTGGAGGCAGAATACACTCAACTTGCCGCCTGCTTCCTTCTTCGGCCCCTGGGGAAGTATGGCGAAGAAAAAGTACCCCTACTTATTTGCATATAGCCAACACGTTATGCCCAAACCGCCGGATTGGGGCGATTGGGTACATGTAACCGGTTACTGGTTCCTCGGCCGCCCTGCCGACTGGCAGCCTCCTACGGACCTTGTTGATTTTCTGTCTGACGGGCCGCCTCCGGTTTATATCGGTTTTGGGAGCACGACCGAAAGCGACCCGGAGGCACTTACGGAAATAGTACTAAAGGCGGTAAAGCTGTCCGGTAAGCGAGGGATTCTACTTTCAGGATGGGCAGGATTGAGCAAAGACAAATTGCCGGACAACGTTTTTGCCTTAGATGCGATCCCTCACGATTGGCTATTCCCGCAAATGGCGGCAGTGGTGCACCACGGAGGGGCGGGGACAACCGCTGCCGGCCTGAGTGCCGGAGTACCAAATGTGGTTATAGCATCTCAGGCTGAGATGTATTTTTGGGGAAGGAGGGTTTCTGCATTAGGGGTTGGGCCATATCCGATTCTTCGCCGTGAATTAACGGCCGAACGCCTGGCGGATGCTATTAGCATTACCACTACTGACACTACTATGAAACAACGGGCAGCCGAATTAGGGCAACGGATACGGTCAGAGGATGGCGTGGCAAACGCCATTCGGGCTTTTCACCGGCATGTTGCTTCTAACCCAAAATAGAGACCAATTTATAGACGGTTTCTCAAGTAAATGATCTTTTTTCTGCTTTATGATAAATATAGTCATTTGCCTTAATTATGATTAAGTGAGTAAAATAACTTATACCATTCTCGATTGAATAAAATAGCTAATTTCATTTGAGATCAATGAATTCTGACTCTGCTATGTCGAAATACGGTAATGAGAAAATTCGCCTTATGGATGCAATGCGTGAATCCAAATTTGCTTATTGGAATGCACTCTTAACTCTAAACGGAATTCTAATAACTGTATTTTCTGCAGTTGCTATTTTTGGAAAATCAAACAAGTGGTTTATCTTTGTCCTCGTTTTTTCATCTATCGTTTCTTCTTTACTGCTGATATTAAATTACATTAGTGTTAATAATCTTTACGAGAAGTTAGGCAAGTCAGAAACTAAACTTTCTGATGAAGATAAACAAAAATCTGCAAATGAATACAAGGCTATAAAAAGACGTGAGACAATTGTCCAAATGCTTCTTTTCTTAGAGGCGCTTATCATACTAGTGCTCTTTTTCCTTATTTAGTAGAGAATATCCTCCTCATAATCTTCCTTGCGATCCCCGCATTCTCCTCCTCTCCCCATATAGCCCACTCGATAGTTGTGGTGATTTAGCAGTCGCTGTCAGCATAAAGGGCATAGTAAATATTGTAAGGTAAGGATGTTTATGGAGCCTATTCCGTCTAACTCGATCCGTTTTCCTATCCATCCTTTATCATTGAAAAATATCACAGCAATACATTTTCATAGCAGGATTTGCTCTCAAAACCTGGACAATTTAAACAAACATCTAAATTTTATTTGACAACTACCTTTAATTCCGATATTTTTTGAGGAATATTAATGACTTGTTATATTCTGATTTAGAGTCATAATATTTAGCTATATATGGCTAGAAGAAGAAACGGCGCAAGAGAAGAGTCCTCTGATTATATAGCCAGAGAAGTAATTTCTGCATTACTTTTTACCATCGGTGTATTCTCCTCCCTGAGCTTGATATTCTATAGCTCTAAATCGGGGCTGGACGTAAAAGGGGCGATGGGGACGGTGGGCGCCTTTATATCCGATCTACTCGGAAATACTTTCGGACTGTCCGCTTTTTTAATTCCCTTTGTTATGTTCTACATAGCGGTGGTTGTTTTTACCAGCAGGTTTGGGGAGAGGCTTTATAGAAATGCCATTTCTGCCCTTATTCTTCTCTTCGTCATACCGACATTGCTCGGACTCTTTTTCGGCAAGGAATCATTCTTAGGATATTCTCCTCCGGGCGGCTGGCTGGGTGCTTACCTCTCCACAATGCTTAAGGGCAAGGTCGCCGGGGCGATAGGGTCATACATAATTGCAACCATACTCTTGGCAATGAGTTTAATCATAATGTCCAATCTCACGCTCTATCAAATACTAAGCTGGAGTGGAAGGGCATTAATGATTATCTCAGAAGGAGTTACTTATCTATGGAAGTCCGGCCTTCAACTGGGTGGGAGGATTATAGATGCTTCTTACGACCTATATACAGAACTGTCAAAGCTGAGCATAAAGACAGCAAAGCCGGCTCCGGAGAAGAAGGAGACCCATTTTCAACCCATTTTTCAAGCCAAGCCTGAACCGGTAGTGGAAAATAAACCTCTCCCTCAGATTGTCGTCG is a genomic window containing:
- a CDS encoding glycosyltransferase; translation: MNITVIAIGSLGDVQPYLALGLGLEAAGHKVRFAACGNFEAFVQSRGLEFFPVRCDPRKWLESKQGIDWLKSGSDPIKFIRGLTRIMKPTMEESLEDSWVACQGADAIIYSLLAIGGYHIAEKLGIPSLIAALQPIRRTSAFPNVVLPEKFNFSGTVNILTHILAEQLFWQPFRGMVNEWRQNTLNLPPASFFGPWGSMAKKKYPYLFAYSQHVMPKPPDWGDWVHVTGYWFLGRPADWQPPTDLVDFLSDGPPPVYIGFGSTTESDPEALTEIVLKAVKLSGKRGILLSGWAGLSKDKLPDNVFALDAIPHDWLFPQMAAVVHHGGAGTTAAGLSAGVPNVVIASQAEMYFWGRRVSALGVGPYPILRRELTAERLADAISITTTDTTMKQRAAELGQRIRSEDGVANAIRAFHRHVASNPK